In the Acanthopagrus latus isolate v.2019 chromosome 23, fAcaLat1.1, whole genome shotgun sequence genome, one interval contains:
- the aatka gene encoding serine/threonine-protein kinase LMTK1 isoform X2, translating to MLACLCCKKGDIGFKEFENTEGEEYQADLSALASPSSQNGPEVYILPLTEVSLPVSKQPGRSIQLLKSSDLGRHSLLYLKEIGHGWFGKVLLGEVNAGLSTTQVVVKELKASASVQDQMQFLEEVQPYRTLQHPALLQCLAQCSEVTPYLLVMEFCPLGDLKSYLRSCRVADSETPDPLILQRMACDIASGLLHLHKYNFIHSDLALRNCLLTSEMSVKIGDYGLSHSRYKDDYYITQDQIWVPLRWIAPELIDEVHGNLLVVDQTKSSNIWSLGVTVWELFELGNQPYRHYSDRQVLTYAVKEQQLKLPKPQLQFPLAERWYEVMQFCWLQPELRPSSEEVHLLVTYLCAKGSSEAEEDFEQRWNALRPNLLGSTSHTATSTTLLLTPTPASADNNGAEQTQAVELASSASSSFPLLEHFSDSFHSDTGDDLLTVTETSHGLNFEYKWEQARAEQPYCSSSTSGPLGQGNPHYQDIYYSSKGSSSGGCKANSLTSGISPSYYEPEHPGVVPVLSAHSPSVSSEYYIRIEEPVECNINLDDSVVDYSPGVEAGSSRLSSESRTGSSMAQPSTYWATADNIKSPAYDSDSSPTVQLTMEPLLRHTSSTSPVKLGHSHNCFSSSQDDTVYCEQSAYKTRRHSCLSELDTTPESRSNLVHPVGLLENPRSSSQAVSSPSLGFCDPYLEASTGRSTVNESYHNIMDPLRKTIPIVNHISIDVGTDDGLLVGQRRGEDIEDDLFSEAEATNWTSNHSANNNSLSFDSRQAGSGHDCYLDLQYADHSNTTELWSLTKATTRTFQSSRSCGTMEAEGGDSGHNAASKPTELGSHIHLHHKEREESATQVERNLSAENLRSFDSLTSSSINARGTEGGKLEGKYENQLLLHGDRLYSEPKMIPEANYIKSPSSFKDPQTVKQRGNIWEGVSTGITVGLGEKRRSYPETSESSRSLDSGVGVRNSSVSLVELGDYSEDDDDDITDITSGIFADFNLDYAEVEEEELSPVKNQERTPDSVDTLNLSSSMASTCDQAFSPDPFNTPLLPKSLDSGYDTENNESPEFLFKELGDALGGERSPRLGGEPELVVQVGLGQGICTSTNNSELQLKGLTDKNPYRDSAYFSDYDPENERSPQEEGGKFYPSDFTAENLSSIRGDDSVKRQFNSDDHLTNLRLIKSCVLVNLSEADPSSPHPLPTPGLSMLSPFPPQMGGCLTKESAPADDDLGLENEHSGEEPSSELSSSIGSEPSSAVQEASGNHEEGNRRAEDYSPVQSLNSDSTITDYRDEAPKENENGDGSTEEEELPEFNHVQEETEDRREAVRINEEDFEDIDAEECDSQDSLCEESNGPTDLSASSSLLELCGEEVRAPLEEAEDEDDSDDSESDEELRTYNIQDEDSEESEEDFTAVPVVVSDCSRARHLRSLLKMPTLITESFCDELERKKKAVSFFDDVTVFLFDQESPTGELVDYTFSVEAEANEQESSEEKISDQQLQPDPELEAELEAQSCETFCVSEDADGGNSVEGGGCEWKDDLSFEHRPSSPDTNPEPPSSPSSTSNSPEVPKPAAVALNRFMVSRFSITHVSDPHTGSATENSEDSPKD from the exons TCCAGCTGCTGAAATCATCAGACCTCGGCCGCCATAGTCTGCTGTATCTAAAGGAGATTGGACATGGCTGGTTCGGCAAG GTTCTGCTGGGCGAAGTCAATGCGGGCCTCAGCACCACCCAGGTGGTGGTAAAGGAGCTGAAGGCCAGCGCCAGTGTCCAGGATCAGATGCAGTTCCTGGAGGAGGTGCAGCCATACCG AACCCTCCAGCACCCTGCCCTGCTGCAGTGCCTGGCACAATGCTCAGAGGTCACTCCTTATCTGCTGGTCATGGAGTTCTGCCCTCTG GGTGATCTGAAGAGCTACCTGCGCAGTTGTCGGGTGGCTGACTCCGAGACTCCGGACCCTCTGATCCTCCAGAGAATGGCGTGTGACATTGCCTCAGGGCTTCTGcacctccacaaatacaactTCATACACAG TGACCTGGCTTTGCGAAACTGCCTGCTGACTTCAGAAATGTCAGTGAAGATCGGAGACTACGGCCTCTCTCACAGCCGATACAAG GATGACTACTACATAACACAAGACCAGATCTGGGTTCCCCTGCGCTGGATTGCACCTGAGCTCATAGACGAGGTCCACGGTAACCTGCTGGTCGTGGACCAAACCAAATCCAGCAACATCTG GTCGTTGGGGGTGACTGTGTGGGAGCTGTTCGAGCTGGGAAACCAGCCGTACCGACACtactctgacagacaggtgctGACATATGCTGtgaaagagcagcagctcaAACTACCCAAACCCCAGCTGCAGTTCCCTCTGGCTGAGCGCTG GTATGAAGTGATGCAGTTCTGTTGGCTGCAGCCAGAGCTGAGACCCAGCAGTGAGGAAGTCCACCTTCTGGTCACGTACTTGTGTGCCAAAGGCTCCAGCGAGGCCGAGGAAGACTTTGAACAACGTTGGAACGCCTTGAGACCCAACCTGCTGGGTAGCACCTCCCACACAGCGACatccaccaccctcctcctgacccctACACCTGCCTCAGCCGACAACAATGGTGCAGAGCAAACTCAGGCGGTGGAGCTGGCCTCCTCTGCCTcgtcctccttccctctcctggAGCACTTCTCCGACAGCTTCCACTCCGACACAGGGGACGACCTCCTCACTGTCACAGAGACCAGCCATGGGCTCAACTTTGAGTACAAGTGGGAGCAGGCCCGAGCCGAGCAGCCctactgctcctcctccaccagtgGGCCGCTGGGCCAGGGGAACCCACATTACCAGGATATCTACTATTCCAGTAAAGGAAGCAGCTCAGGGGGCTGCAAGGCTAACAGCCTGACCTCAGGCATATCCCCATCCTACTATGAACCCGAACACCCAGGTGTGGTCCCAGTGTTGAGCGCCCACAGCCCCTCAGTCAGCAGTGAGTACTACATTCGTATAGAGGAGCCAGTAGAGTGTAACATAAACCTGGATGACAGTGTGGTGGACTACAGTCCAGGAGTGGAGGCCGGCAGCAGCAGGTTGTCCTCCGAGAGTCGGACTGGGTCATCCATGGCACAGCCCAGTACTTACTGGGCAACTGCTGACAACATCAAGTCCCCCGCCTATGACTCGGACTCAAGCCCCACTGTCCAGCTAACCATGGAGCCACTGCTGAGACACACATCCAGCACCAGTCCTGTAAAGTTAGGCCATTCCCACAACTGCTTCTCATCCAGTCAGGATGACACGGTCTACTGTGAACAGTCGGCATACAAGACTCGACGCCactcctgtctgtctgagctggaTACAACACCAGAGTCCAGATCAAACCTTGTGCATCCAGTAGGACTTTTAGAAAACCCACGCAGTTCGTCACAGGCAGTGAGCAGCCCCAGCTTAGGGTTCTGCGATCCCTACCTGGAAGCGAGCACAGGTCGCAGCACAGTTAATGAGAGCTATCATAATATAATGGATCCCCTCAGAAAGACAATACCCATTGTTAACCACATTAGCATCGATGTAGGGACAGACGACGGCCTGCTGGTGGGCCAGCGGAGAGGAGAAGACATCGAGGATGACCTTTTCTCTGAAGCAGAGGCCACTAACTGGACCTCAAACCATTCAGCCAACAACAATAGCCTTAGCTTtgacagcaggcaggcaggcagtggGCATGACTGCTATCTGGACCTTCAATATGCTGATCACTCTAACACAACAGAATTATGGTCTTTAACCAAGGCCACCACCAGAACCTTCCAAAGCTCCAGGTCTTGTGGCACCAtggaagcagagggaggagactCTGGTCATAACGCTGCTAGCAAGCCCACTGAATTGGGTTCACACATTCACTTGCAtcacaaagaaagagaggaatCTGCCACTCAAGTGGAAAGGAACTTATCTGCAGAAAATCTAAGAAGTTTTGATTCGCTCACCAGCTCAAGTATCAATGCCAGAGGGACAGAGGGTGGAAAACTAGAGGGGAAATATGAAAATCAATTATTGCTTCATGGGGATAGGCTGTACTCTGAGCCTAAGATGATACCCGAGGCGAACTATATAAAGTCCCCGTCTTCTTTCAAGGATCCTCAGACAGTCAAGCAGAGGGGTAACATCTGGGAGGGGGTTTCAACAGGAATCACTGTTGGTCTCGGAGAAAAAAGGCGAAGCTACCCAGAGACgtcagaaagcagcagatcgtTGGACAGTGGAGTCGGGGTCAGGAACTCCAGCGTGAGCCTGGTTGAGCTTGGTGACTACAGCGAGGACGATGATGACGACATCACAGACATCACATCGGGGATCTTTGCTGATTTCAACCTGGACTACGCtgaggtagaggaggaagaactgAGTCCGGTGAAGAATCAAGAGAGAACTCCTGACTCTGTAGACACCCTGAACCTGTCCTCGTCGATGGCAAGCACCTGTGATCAGGCCTTCAGCCCTGATCCCTTCAATACCCCCCTCCTACCCAAATCCCTGGACAGCGGCTACGACACAGAGAACAACGAATCTCCAGAGTTTCTCTTCAAAGAGCTTGGAGATGCCCTGGGTGGTGAGAGGAGCCCGAGGTTGGGTGGAGAACCTGAACTAGTTGTGCAGGTGGGTTTAGGCCAAGGGATCTGCACTTCCACAAACAACTCAGAGCTTCAGTTAAAGGGTCTGACTGATAAGAATCCTTACAGGGACTCAGCCTATTTCTCAGACTATGATCCTGAAAATGAGAGGAGCCCTCAAGAAGAAGGCGGTAAATTCTATCCGAGTGATTTCACTGCTGAGAATCTGAGCTCTATCAGAGGTGATGACTCTGTCAAAAGGCAGTTCAACAGCGACGACCATCTAACAAATCTGAGACTCAtcaaaagttgtgttttggtgAATCTCTCAGAGGCTGACCCTAGTTCACCCCATCCCCTCCCCACCCCTGGCTTGTCTATGCTCTCACCCTTTCCTCCGCAGATGGGTGGCTGCCTGACCAAAGAGTCCGCCCCAGCAGATGATGATCTCGGGTTGGAGAACGAGCACTCAGGAGAGGAACCTTCCTCGGAGCTCAGCTCCTCCATCGGGTCTGAACCCTCATCCGCCGTCCAGGAGGCCTCAGGAAACCATGAGGAGGGGAACAGAAGGGCAGAAGATTACTCCCCTGTCCAGTCTTTGAATTCTGACTCCACCATAACTGACTACAGAGACGAGGCCCCCAAAGAAAATGAGAATGGAGATGGAtcaacagaggaggaagagctgccCGAGTTCAATCACGTCCAGGAAGAGACGGAGGACAGAAGGGAGGCGGTGAGAATAAATGAGGAAGATTTCGAGGACATAGACGCAGAGGAATGTGACTCACAGGACAGTCTGTGTGAAGAATCCAACGGCCCCACTGACCTGTCAGCTTCCTCGTCACTGCTGGAGCTGTGCGGCGAGGAAGTGAGAGCTCcgctggaggaggcggaggatgAAGATGACTCAGATGACAGCGAGTCAGATGAAGAGCTGAGGACCTACAACATCCAAGATGAAGACAgcgaggagagtgaggaggatttCACCGCGGTGCCGGTGGTGGTGAGCGACTGCAGCAGGGCGAGACACCTCCGCAGCCTCCTGAAGATGCCAACCCTGATCACGGAGTCCTTCTGTGACGAgttggagaggaagaaaaaagctGTGTCCTTTTTTGACGATGTTACGGTGTTCCTTTTTGACCAG GAGAGCCCCACAGGAGAGCTGGTTGACTACACCTTCTCCGTAGAAGCTGAGGCCAATGAACAGGAATCCTCCGAGGAAAAAATCTCcgaccagcagctgcagcctgacCCTGAACTAGAAGCTGAGCTCGAGGCTCAATCCTGTGAAACgttctgtgtttctgaagaCGCAGATGGGGGCAACTCAGTAGAGG GTGGGGGTTGTGAGTGGAAAGATGACCTCTCATTTGAGCACCGCCCGTCCTCACCTGACACCAACCCTGAGCCGCCATCCTCACCTTCATCCACCTCCAACAGTCCGGAGGTTCCCAAACCTGCAGCTGTAGCACTTAACCGTTTTATGGTCTCACGGTTCTCTATCACACACGTCTCCGACCCCCACACGGGCTCAGCAACAG AGAACAGTGAAGATAGTCCAAAAGATTGA
- the aatka gene encoding serine/threonine-protein kinase LMTK1 isoform X1, producing the protein MLFALHVIVMSSAFFNPSFAFSSHFDTDGAPLSELSWPSSLAVVAVSFSGLFTFVFLMLACLCCKKGDIGFKEFENTEGEEYQADLSALASPSSQNGPEVYILPLTEVSLPVSKQPGRSIQLLKSSDLGRHSLLYLKEIGHGWFGKVLLGEVNAGLSTTQVVVKELKASASVQDQMQFLEEVQPYRTLQHPALLQCLAQCSEVTPYLLVMEFCPLGDLKSYLRSCRVADSETPDPLILQRMACDIASGLLHLHKYNFIHSDLALRNCLLTSEMSVKIGDYGLSHSRYKDDYYITQDQIWVPLRWIAPELIDEVHGNLLVVDQTKSSNIWSLGVTVWELFELGNQPYRHYSDRQVLTYAVKEQQLKLPKPQLQFPLAERWYEVMQFCWLQPELRPSSEEVHLLVTYLCAKGSSEAEEDFEQRWNALRPNLLGSTSHTATSTTLLLTPTPASADNNGAEQTQAVELASSASSSFPLLEHFSDSFHSDTGDDLLTVTETSHGLNFEYKWEQARAEQPYCSSSTSGPLGQGNPHYQDIYYSSKGSSSGGCKANSLTSGISPSYYEPEHPGVVPVLSAHSPSVSSEYYIRIEEPVECNINLDDSVVDYSPGVEAGSSRLSSESRTGSSMAQPSTYWATADNIKSPAYDSDSSPTVQLTMEPLLRHTSSTSPVKLGHSHNCFSSSQDDTVYCEQSAYKTRRHSCLSELDTTPESRSNLVHPVGLLENPRSSSQAVSSPSLGFCDPYLEASTGRSTVNESYHNIMDPLRKTIPIVNHISIDVGTDDGLLVGQRRGEDIEDDLFSEAEATNWTSNHSANNNSLSFDSRQAGSGHDCYLDLQYADHSNTTELWSLTKATTRTFQSSRSCGTMEAEGGDSGHNAASKPTELGSHIHLHHKEREESATQVERNLSAENLRSFDSLTSSSINARGTEGGKLEGKYENQLLLHGDRLYSEPKMIPEANYIKSPSSFKDPQTVKQRGNIWEGVSTGITVGLGEKRRSYPETSESSRSLDSGVGVRNSSVSLVELGDYSEDDDDDITDITSGIFADFNLDYAEVEEEELSPVKNQERTPDSVDTLNLSSSMASTCDQAFSPDPFNTPLLPKSLDSGYDTENNESPEFLFKELGDALGGERSPRLGGEPELVVQVGLGQGICTSTNNSELQLKGLTDKNPYRDSAYFSDYDPENERSPQEEGGKFYPSDFTAENLSSIRGDDSVKRQFNSDDHLTNLRLIKSCVLVNLSEADPSSPHPLPTPGLSMLSPFPPQMGGCLTKESAPADDDLGLENEHSGEEPSSELSSSIGSEPSSAVQEASGNHEEGNRRAEDYSPVQSLNSDSTITDYRDEAPKENENGDGSTEEEELPEFNHVQEETEDRREAVRINEEDFEDIDAEECDSQDSLCEESNGPTDLSASSSLLELCGEEVRAPLEEAEDEDDSDDSESDEELRTYNIQDEDSEESEEDFTAVPVVVSDCSRARHLRSLLKMPTLITESFCDELERKKKAVSFFDDVTVFLFDQESPTGELVDYTFSVEAEANEQESSEEKISDQQLQPDPELEAELEAQSCETFCVSEDADGGNSVEGGGCEWKDDLSFEHRPSSPDTNPEPPSSPSSTSNSPEVPKPAAVALNRFMVSRFSITHVSDPHTGSATENSEDSPKD; encoded by the exons TCCAGCTGCTGAAATCATCAGACCTCGGCCGCCATAGTCTGCTGTATCTAAAGGAGATTGGACATGGCTGGTTCGGCAAG GTTCTGCTGGGCGAAGTCAATGCGGGCCTCAGCACCACCCAGGTGGTGGTAAAGGAGCTGAAGGCCAGCGCCAGTGTCCAGGATCAGATGCAGTTCCTGGAGGAGGTGCAGCCATACCG AACCCTCCAGCACCCTGCCCTGCTGCAGTGCCTGGCACAATGCTCAGAGGTCACTCCTTATCTGCTGGTCATGGAGTTCTGCCCTCTG GGTGATCTGAAGAGCTACCTGCGCAGTTGTCGGGTGGCTGACTCCGAGACTCCGGACCCTCTGATCCTCCAGAGAATGGCGTGTGACATTGCCTCAGGGCTTCTGcacctccacaaatacaactTCATACACAG TGACCTGGCTTTGCGAAACTGCCTGCTGACTTCAGAAATGTCAGTGAAGATCGGAGACTACGGCCTCTCTCACAGCCGATACAAG GATGACTACTACATAACACAAGACCAGATCTGGGTTCCCCTGCGCTGGATTGCACCTGAGCTCATAGACGAGGTCCACGGTAACCTGCTGGTCGTGGACCAAACCAAATCCAGCAACATCTG GTCGTTGGGGGTGACTGTGTGGGAGCTGTTCGAGCTGGGAAACCAGCCGTACCGACACtactctgacagacaggtgctGACATATGCTGtgaaagagcagcagctcaAACTACCCAAACCCCAGCTGCAGTTCCCTCTGGCTGAGCGCTG GTATGAAGTGATGCAGTTCTGTTGGCTGCAGCCAGAGCTGAGACCCAGCAGTGAGGAAGTCCACCTTCTGGTCACGTACTTGTGTGCCAAAGGCTCCAGCGAGGCCGAGGAAGACTTTGAACAACGTTGGAACGCCTTGAGACCCAACCTGCTGGGTAGCACCTCCCACACAGCGACatccaccaccctcctcctgacccctACACCTGCCTCAGCCGACAACAATGGTGCAGAGCAAACTCAGGCGGTGGAGCTGGCCTCCTCTGCCTcgtcctccttccctctcctggAGCACTTCTCCGACAGCTTCCACTCCGACACAGGGGACGACCTCCTCACTGTCACAGAGACCAGCCATGGGCTCAACTTTGAGTACAAGTGGGAGCAGGCCCGAGCCGAGCAGCCctactgctcctcctccaccagtgGGCCGCTGGGCCAGGGGAACCCACATTACCAGGATATCTACTATTCCAGTAAAGGAAGCAGCTCAGGGGGCTGCAAGGCTAACAGCCTGACCTCAGGCATATCCCCATCCTACTATGAACCCGAACACCCAGGTGTGGTCCCAGTGTTGAGCGCCCACAGCCCCTCAGTCAGCAGTGAGTACTACATTCGTATAGAGGAGCCAGTAGAGTGTAACATAAACCTGGATGACAGTGTGGTGGACTACAGTCCAGGAGTGGAGGCCGGCAGCAGCAGGTTGTCCTCCGAGAGTCGGACTGGGTCATCCATGGCACAGCCCAGTACTTACTGGGCAACTGCTGACAACATCAAGTCCCCCGCCTATGACTCGGACTCAAGCCCCACTGTCCAGCTAACCATGGAGCCACTGCTGAGACACACATCCAGCACCAGTCCTGTAAAGTTAGGCCATTCCCACAACTGCTTCTCATCCAGTCAGGATGACACGGTCTACTGTGAACAGTCGGCATACAAGACTCGACGCCactcctgtctgtctgagctggaTACAACACCAGAGTCCAGATCAAACCTTGTGCATCCAGTAGGACTTTTAGAAAACCCACGCAGTTCGTCACAGGCAGTGAGCAGCCCCAGCTTAGGGTTCTGCGATCCCTACCTGGAAGCGAGCACAGGTCGCAGCACAGTTAATGAGAGCTATCATAATATAATGGATCCCCTCAGAAAGACAATACCCATTGTTAACCACATTAGCATCGATGTAGGGACAGACGACGGCCTGCTGGTGGGCCAGCGGAGAGGAGAAGACATCGAGGATGACCTTTTCTCTGAAGCAGAGGCCACTAACTGGACCTCAAACCATTCAGCCAACAACAATAGCCTTAGCTTtgacagcaggcaggcaggcagtggGCATGACTGCTATCTGGACCTTCAATATGCTGATCACTCTAACACAACAGAATTATGGTCTTTAACCAAGGCCACCACCAGAACCTTCCAAAGCTCCAGGTCTTGTGGCACCAtggaagcagagggaggagactCTGGTCATAACGCTGCTAGCAAGCCCACTGAATTGGGTTCACACATTCACTTGCAtcacaaagaaagagaggaatCTGCCACTCAAGTGGAAAGGAACTTATCTGCAGAAAATCTAAGAAGTTTTGATTCGCTCACCAGCTCAAGTATCAATGCCAGAGGGACAGAGGGTGGAAAACTAGAGGGGAAATATGAAAATCAATTATTGCTTCATGGGGATAGGCTGTACTCTGAGCCTAAGATGATACCCGAGGCGAACTATATAAAGTCCCCGTCTTCTTTCAAGGATCCTCAGACAGTCAAGCAGAGGGGTAACATCTGGGAGGGGGTTTCAACAGGAATCACTGTTGGTCTCGGAGAAAAAAGGCGAAGCTACCCAGAGACgtcagaaagcagcagatcgtTGGACAGTGGAGTCGGGGTCAGGAACTCCAGCGTGAGCCTGGTTGAGCTTGGTGACTACAGCGAGGACGATGATGACGACATCACAGACATCACATCGGGGATCTTTGCTGATTTCAACCTGGACTACGCtgaggtagaggaggaagaactgAGTCCGGTGAAGAATCAAGAGAGAACTCCTGACTCTGTAGACACCCTGAACCTGTCCTCGTCGATGGCAAGCACCTGTGATCAGGCCTTCAGCCCTGATCCCTTCAATACCCCCCTCCTACCCAAATCCCTGGACAGCGGCTACGACACAGAGAACAACGAATCTCCAGAGTTTCTCTTCAAAGAGCTTGGAGATGCCCTGGGTGGTGAGAGGAGCCCGAGGTTGGGTGGAGAACCTGAACTAGTTGTGCAGGTGGGTTTAGGCCAAGGGATCTGCACTTCCACAAACAACTCAGAGCTTCAGTTAAAGGGTCTGACTGATAAGAATCCTTACAGGGACTCAGCCTATTTCTCAGACTATGATCCTGAAAATGAGAGGAGCCCTCAAGAAGAAGGCGGTAAATTCTATCCGAGTGATTTCACTGCTGAGAATCTGAGCTCTATCAGAGGTGATGACTCTGTCAAAAGGCAGTTCAACAGCGACGACCATCTAACAAATCTGAGACTCAtcaaaagttgtgttttggtgAATCTCTCAGAGGCTGACCCTAGTTCACCCCATCCCCTCCCCACCCCTGGCTTGTCTATGCTCTCACCCTTTCCTCCGCAGATGGGTGGCTGCCTGACCAAAGAGTCCGCCCCAGCAGATGATGATCTCGGGTTGGAGAACGAGCACTCAGGAGAGGAACCTTCCTCGGAGCTCAGCTCCTCCATCGGGTCTGAACCCTCATCCGCCGTCCAGGAGGCCTCAGGAAACCATGAGGAGGGGAACAGAAGGGCAGAAGATTACTCCCCTGTCCAGTCTTTGAATTCTGACTCCACCATAACTGACTACAGAGACGAGGCCCCCAAAGAAAATGAGAATGGAGATGGAtcaacagaggaggaagagctgccCGAGTTCAATCACGTCCAGGAAGAGACGGAGGACAGAAGGGAGGCGGTGAGAATAAATGAGGAAGATTTCGAGGACATAGACGCAGAGGAATGTGACTCACAGGACAGTCTGTGTGAAGAATCCAACGGCCCCACTGACCTGTCAGCTTCCTCGTCACTGCTGGAGCTGTGCGGCGAGGAAGTGAGAGCTCcgctggaggaggcggaggatgAAGATGACTCAGATGACAGCGAGTCAGATGAAGAGCTGAGGACCTACAACATCCAAGATGAAGACAgcgaggagagtgaggaggatttCACCGCGGTGCCGGTGGTGGTGAGCGACTGCAGCAGGGCGAGACACCTCCGCAGCCTCCTGAAGATGCCAACCCTGATCACGGAGTCCTTCTGTGACGAgttggagaggaagaaaaaagctGTGTCCTTTTTTGACGATGTTACGGTGTTCCTTTTTGACCAG GAGAGCCCCACAGGAGAGCTGGTTGACTACACCTTCTCCGTAGAAGCTGAGGCCAATGAACAGGAATCCTCCGAGGAAAAAATCTCcgaccagcagctgcagcctgacCCTGAACTAGAAGCTGAGCTCGAGGCTCAATCCTGTGAAACgttctgtgtttctgaagaCGCAGATGGGGGCAACTCAGTAGAGG GTGGGGGTTGTGAGTGGAAAGATGACCTCTCATTTGAGCACCGCCCGTCCTCACCTGACACCAACCCTGAGCCGCCATCCTCACCTTCATCCACCTCCAACAGTCCGGAGGTTCCCAAACCTGCAGCTGTAGCACTTAACCGTTTTATGGTCTCACGGTTCTCTATCACACACGTCTCCGACCCCCACACGGGCTCAGCAACAG AGAACAGTGAAGATAGTCCAAAAGATTGA